From a single Sphingobium sp. genomic region:
- a CDS encoding prolyl oligopeptidase family serine peptidase, with translation MRFTLLLGVAAMTLAPAAYAGETAATPAAQLAYPGTRKVDLVEEQFGVKVADPYRWLEDDVRNSKDVADWVAAQKAVADGYLDSMPGKEALAAKMKALFNYERYSLPEKAGGYYFFTKNDGLQNQSVLYVRKGLKGADRILIDPNTWAKDGATALDAWVPSQNGKLLAYSIQDGGSDWRTIRVLDVATGKPVGDDIKWAKFTNIAWVGNEGFLYSRFAEPKEGQAFQQLNFNQTVYFHKIGTAQSEDQLVYATPDRKELGHSAQVTQDGRWVLLTSSSGTDEKYELNLIPLGKKREWKAQSLVAGLDYDWQLVEGIGDTLYFVTNKGAPKLKVVKANLKSRVLNRVACEDMSDPNNVCMGEAYEFTDVIPERAETLASAQIVGDRLVLSYLKDAASMALMTDLNGKPVQQISLNSIGTASGFSGKPGDSETFYAFSSFNQPGAIYRFDSRTGKSTPFALPKLAFKPEDVTLTQIFYPSKDGTKIPMFIVHKKGLDISKGAPTLLYAYGGFNISSLPGYSPTRMAWIQSGGVFALANIRGGGEYGKPWHDAGRLLNKQNVFDDFIAAGEYLVQQGITTKDKLAIEGRSNGGLLVGAVVNQRPDLFAAGHAAVGVMDMLRFDRFTAGRYWVDDYGYPNKEADFRNLLTYSPYHNIKSGVNYPAVIVSTADTDDRVVPGHSFKYTAALQAADTGSKPKIIRIESRAGHGSGKPTDKLIEEYSEIYAFLAKWTGLDLAADDKVKVN, from the coding sequence ATGCGTTTCACTTTGTTGCTTGGCGTTGCTGCCATGACCTTGGCGCCTGCCGCTTATGCCGGCGAAACCGCTGCGACACCCGCGGCGCAGCTGGCCTATCCGGGAACCCGCAAGGTTGATCTGGTAGAAGAACAGTTTGGTGTGAAGGTCGCTGACCCTTATCGCTGGCTGGAGGATGACGTCCGCAACAGCAAGGATGTCGCCGATTGGGTTGCCGCGCAAAAGGCCGTCGCGGATGGCTATCTGGATAGCATGCCGGGTAAGGAAGCGCTGGCTGCAAAGATGAAGGCACTGTTCAACTATGAACGGTACAGCCTGCCGGAAAAAGCGGGTGGCTATTATTTCTTTACGAAGAATGATGGGCTGCAGAACCAGTCGGTGCTCTATGTGCGCAAGGGGCTTAAGGGTGCCGACCGCATCCTGATCGACCCGAACACATGGGCCAAGGATGGGGCGACCGCGCTTGATGCCTGGGTGCCATCGCAGAATGGAAAGCTGCTTGCTTATTCGATCCAGGATGGCGGGTCGGACTGGCGGACGATCCGCGTGCTGGATGTTGCAACCGGCAAACCGGTTGGCGATGACATCAAATGGGCAAAGTTCACCAATATCGCCTGGGTCGGTAATGAAGGCTTCCTCTATTCGCGCTTTGCCGAACCAAAGGAGGGCCAAGCGTTCCAACAGCTGAATTTCAACCAGACGGTCTATTTCCACAAGATCGGCACGGCGCAGAGCGAGGATCAGCTGGTCTATGCGACGCCAGACCGAAAGGAGTTGGGGCATTCGGCGCAAGTAACGCAAGATGGGCGCTGGGTGCTGCTGACCAGTTCGTCGGGGACCGACGAGAAATATGAGCTCAACCTGATTCCGCTCGGCAAGAAACGCGAATGGAAGGCACAGTCGCTGGTCGCCGGGTTGGACTATGACTGGCAACTGGTCGAGGGCATTGGCGACACGCTCTATTTCGTCACCAACAAGGGCGCACCCAAGCTGAAAGTGGTCAAGGCCAACCTGAAATCGCGGGTGCTGAACCGCGTTGCATGCGAAGATATGTCCGATCCCAACAATGTTTGCATGGGTGAGGCATATGAATTTACCGATGTCATCCCCGAACGGGCCGAAACCCTCGCCAGTGCGCAGATTGTCGGTGACCGGCTGGTGCTGTCCTATCTGAAGGACGCGGCGTCGATGGCGCTGATGACCGACTTGAACGGCAAACCGGTGCAGCAGATCAGCCTCAACAGCATCGGCACAGCCTCAGGCTTTTCGGGCAAGCCGGGCGATTCCGAAACCTTCTACGCTTTTTCCAGCTTTAACCAGCCGGGGGCGATTTACCGTTTCGATTCGCGCACAGGCAAATCGACGCCCTTTGCGCTGCCTAAGCTCGCCTTCAAGCCAGAGGATGTTACGCTCACCCAAATATTCTATCCCAGCAAGGATGGTACAAAAATCCCGATGTTCATCGTCCACAAAAAGGGACTGGATATCAGCAAGGGCGCGCCGACCTTGCTCTATGCTTATGGCGGGTTTAACATCTCTTCGCTGCCGGGTTACAGCCCGACGCGGATGGCGTGGATCCAGTCGGGCGGCGTATTTGCGCTCGCCAATATCCGCGGCGGCGGCGAATATGGCAAACCGTGGCACGATGCCGGGCGACTGCTCAACAAGCAGAATGTCTTTGATGATTTCATCGCAGCAGGCGAATATCTGGTGCAGCAAGGCATCACCACCAAGGACAAGCTGGCGATCGAAGGCCGTTCCAATGGCGGGCTCTTGGTCGGCGCGGTCGTCAACCAGCGGCCTGATCTGTTCGCCGCCGGCCATGCCGCGGTAGGCGTGATGGACATGTTGCGTTTCGACCGTTTCACCGCGGGCCGTTACTGGGTCGACGATTATGGCTATCCAAATAAGGAAGCCGATTTCCGCAATCTTTTGACCTATTCGCCCTATCACAACATCAAGTCGGGCGTGAATTATCCGGCGGTGATCGTATCGACTGCTGACACCGATGACCGCGTGGTGCCGGGGCATAGCTTCAAATATACCGCAGCCTTGCAGGCAGCGGATACCGGCAGCAAGCCGAAAATCATCCGCATCGAAAGCCGGGCTGGTCATGGCAGCGGCAAGCCGACAGACAAGCTGATTGAGGAATATAGCGAAATTTACGCCTTCCTCGCAAAATGGACGGGGCTTGATTTGGCGGCCGATGATAAGGTGAAGGTCAACTGA
- a CDS encoding class I SAM-dependent methyltransferase translates to MQDDAQAWQPRPASWWERHMVPRLIGCACAQPQIMKARSRIVPQASGDVLELGCGGGINMAFYDATKITSFAGVDPSAALLDRSREAAQAKGMVADIRGGVGEAIPFADASFDTVLVTFTLCSVDDQRQVLSEMRRVLRPGGKALFLEHGRAPDAPVQTWQRRIEPVWKRIGGNCHLTRPITDAYADAGFAIAASEKGYMPKTPRPFGWIEWGEARVG, encoded by the coding sequence ATGCAAGATGATGCACAGGCATGGCAACCACGGCCGGCAAGCTGGTGGGAGCGGCATATGGTGCCGCGCCTGATCGGTTGCGCCTGTGCCCAGCCGCAGATCATGAAGGCGCGCAGCCGGATCGTTCCGCAAGCGTCGGGCGACGTGCTCGAACTAGGCTGTGGTGGCGGGATCAACATGGCCTTTTACGATGCCACGAAAATCACAAGCTTTGCAGGGGTCGATCCATCGGCTGCCTTGCTCGACCGCAGCCGTGAAGCGGCGCAGGCCAAGGGCATGGTCGCCGATATTCGGGGCGGTGTGGGTGAGGCGATCCCCTTTGCCGATGCCAGTTTCGATACAGTGCTTGTCACTTTCACCCTCTGTTCGGTCGATGATCAGCGGCAGGTCTTGTCTGAAATGCGCCGCGTGCTGCGCCCCGGTGGCAAGGCGCTGTTCCTGGAACATGGCCGCGCCCCCGATGCGCCGGTGCAGACATGGCAGCGCCGCATCGAACCGGTCTGGAAGCGGATTGGCGGCAATTGCCACCTGACCCGCCCGATCACCGATGCCTATGCGGATGCGGGCTTTGCCATTGCGGCATCGGAAAAGGGCTATATGCCCAAAACGCCCCGGCCGTTTGGCTGGATCGAATGGGGTGAGGCCCGGGTGGGTTAA
- a CDS encoding diacylglycerol kinase family protein, whose protein sequence is MVSRPIVQLVCNPDAGGYSSRRIDGLRAAWAAHGFDTLVCESSPRNGFTLVDDVARICIAGGDGTVRHVLTDPALRNAGKPVDIFPAGTINLAAREWRTSRQPGRFVKRAIRREPRPVYPGTVNGTAFLVCASIGPDARAVANVSLALKKHIGRLAYGASMIRSWLNWQRPQLNVEVDGETVICEAVYIAKGRFYAGPWSFAPDARLDSPLLHVVALRRARRRDYLAFVLAMVLGRPSAMANICCLQGRNVCVESDQEELVQVDGDIAASLPARFQVSGAPILA, encoded by the coding sequence ATGGTATCGCGACCGATCGTCCAGCTTGTATGCAACCCCGATGCGGGGGGCTATTCGTCCCGCCGGATCGATGGGCTGCGTGCCGCTTGGGCTGCGCATGGCTTTGATACGCTGGTCTGCGAAAGTTCGCCGCGCAACGGTTTCACACTCGTTGATGATGTAGCGCGGATCTGCATAGCTGGCGGCGACGGCACGGTGCGCCATGTGCTAACCGATCCGGCGCTGCGCAATGCCGGCAAGCCCGTTGATATCTTCCCTGCTGGAACGATCAACCTCGCGGCACGCGAATGGCGGACAAGCCGGCAGCCCGGACGTTTTGTCAAAAGAGCGATCAGGCGTGAACCGCGCCCCGTCTATCCCGGCACCGTCAATGGTACTGCATTTCTGGTATGCGCGAGTATCGGGCCCGATGCGCGCGCGGTGGCGAATGTCTCGCTTGCGCTCAAGAAACATATTGGCCGTCTGGCCTATGGCGCATCGATGATACGCAGCTGGCTGAACTGGCAACGACCGCAACTGAACGTCGAGGTCGATGGCGAGACGGTAATTTGCGAGGCAGTGTATATCGCCAAAGGGCGTTTCTACGCCGGGCCATGGAGCTTTGCGCCCGATGCGCGCCTCGACTCGCCGTTGCTTCATGTCGTGGCGCTGCGCCGTGCGCGGCGGCGCGATTATTTGGCGTTCGTGCTGGCCATGGTGCTAGGGCGACCCTCGGCAATGGCAAATATATGCTGCCTGCAGGGGCGCAATGTCTGCGTCGAAAGCGACCAGGAAGAGCTTGTGCAGGTTGATGGTGATATCGCCGCGTCGCTGCCTGCCAGATTTCAGGTGAGCGGTGCTCCGATACTCGCCTGA
- a CDS encoding phosphoadenylyl-sulfate reductase translates to MADRGKSPFPLAGSPTLGEAAAAGDGRESGFRLASASPVGEEQRSPDRIDTGPRYSETDAIRLNHMFRGRDTVEMLEILLKENMLGDAAIVSSFGAESAVLLHLIASIDPSVPVLFLDTGKHFPETITYKEELRTGLGLTDLRTLTPDTDLLAQKDGNGLRWSYDPDGCCEIRKVLPLKHALAGFDAQFTGRKAFQSATRTALPRFEIEDGRLKVNPLADWSKERIDAYAAEHGLPAHPLVEQGYPSIGCSPCTTKVAPGEDPRSGRWKGWDKTECGIHTPVADPDDPANQPMF, encoded by the coding sequence ATGGCTGATCGGGGGAAATCCCCCTTCCCGCTTGCGGGGAGCCCCACGCTTGGCGAAGCAGCAGCTGCCGGCGATGGTCGTGAAAGCGGCTTCAGGCTCGCTTCGGCATCCCCTGTGGGTGAGGAACAGCGCTCGCCTGACCGTATCGACACCGGGCCGCGCTACAGCGAAACCGACGCTATCCGGCTCAACCATATGTTTCGCGGCCGCGATACAGTCGAGATGCTGGAAATCCTTCTGAAGGAAAATATGCTGGGCGATGCCGCCATCGTTTCCAGCTTTGGAGCGGAAAGTGCGGTGTTGCTGCATCTCATTGCCAGCATCGACCCTTCGGTGCCGGTACTGTTCCTCGACACCGGAAAGCATTTTCCGGAAACAATCACCTATAAGGAAGAATTGCGCACAGGGCTGGGGTTGACCGATTTGCGCACACTGACCCCTGATACCGATCTGCTTGCGCAGAAAGACGGTAACGGCCTGCGCTGGTCCTATGATCCGGATGGCTGCTGCGAAATCCGCAAAGTCTTGCCGCTGAAACATGCCCTTGCCGGTTTTGATGCACAGTTTACCGGCCGCAAGGCGTTCCAATCTGCAACGCGCACGGCACTGCCCCGTTTTGAGATCGAAGACGGACGATTGAAGGTCAATCCGCTCGCCGACTGGTCTAAGGAGCGTATCGACGCCTATGCGGCAGAGCATGGCCTGCCCGCCCATCCACTGGTCGAGCAAGGCTATCCCTCCATCGGTTGTTCGCCCTGCACAACCAAGGTCGCGCCGGGTGAAGATCCCCGTTCGGGCCGCTGGAAAGGCTGGGACAAGACCGAATGCGGCATCCACACCCCGGTCGCTGACCCCGACGATCCCGCAAACCAACCGATGTTCTGA